The Virgibacillus dokdonensis genome includes a window with the following:
- a CDS encoding SPOR domain-containing protein, which produces MKKDKRKITVWKNGQQVKLSMYSSKNNDTTGETENEEAATLTDTEEEVPSYARLSDKKFSVYPIFFKKIKHMKPLIIAIASAFIIGTLLGITLIRMFVTIDEDRQANSEENNASVTETSREQERKELDGHANIKGFDIFVLQGGVFSEAGNAQTWQKKFQEEGLPAMIWEKDKQYFLLISAAASKEKAERLKNDITSELDIYVKKWQIHVGEEGLKKEERSWMQTFADVWRKDMQQQKVSKEQWESTKKTIPRRLQSLGNAMNQHVIEEKNDRAVDLGANLLTLWYELIHELNREKKIVNE; this is translated from the coding sequence GTGAAAAAGGACAAGCGTAAAATAACAGTCTGGAAAAACGGTCAGCAGGTGAAGCTGTCTATGTATTCATCAAAAAATAATGATACAACTGGGGAGACAGAGAATGAGGAAGCTGCAACACTAACGGATACAGAGGAAGAAGTTCCATCATACGCCCGACTATCTGATAAGAAGTTTTCAGTTTATCCCATATTTTTTAAAAAAATAAAGCATATGAAACCTTTAATTATTGCCATTGCTTCAGCTTTTATTATAGGGACATTGCTGGGGATTACATTGATTCGAATGTTTGTTACCATTGATGAAGATCGCCAAGCCAATAGTGAGGAGAACAACGCTAGCGTGACCGAAACTAGCCGTGAACAAGAAAGGAAAGAACTAGATGGTCACGCAAATATAAAAGGTTTTGATATTTTTGTATTGCAGGGAGGCGTTTTTTCTGAAGCAGGAAATGCACAGACGTGGCAAAAGAAGTTTCAAGAGGAAGGGCTACCTGCAATGATTTGGGAAAAAGATAAGCAATATTTTTTATTAATATCTGCGGCTGCCTCAAAGGAAAAAGCGGAACGGTTAAAAAATGATATCACTTCAGAATTGGATATTTATGTAAAAAAATGGCAGATTCATGTGGGAGAAGAGGGACTGAAGAAAGAAGAAAGAAGCTGGATGCAGACATTTGCGGATGTATGGCGGAAAGATATGCAACAACAAAAAGTATCTAAAGAACAATGGGAATCTACCAAAAAAACTATCCCTAGACGACTCCAAAGCTTAGGTAATGCAATGAATCAACATGTAATTGAAGAAAAAAATGATAGGGCTGTAGACTTA